GACAAAAGGCGTTCCTTCAGGCATTGTTTTCACAATTACCTCTGCTCCTTCAATCTTTGCTGCGTCAAAGCAATGCAAAGGTTGACCAAAAGCATGAACGATATAATTAGTAATATCCACCACATTATTAATAGGGCGAATACCTATAAGACGAAGTTTATCTTGCAACCAATCCGGACTTTCCTTTACCGTTACTCCTTTAACAGATACACCTGCATAACGAGAACAAGCTTCCGTATTCTCTACCGTTACTTTAATATCTAAATCACTATTTTCAACCGCAAACGCATCAACAGAAGGGCGTGCAAGAGAGGTTTTATACCCATTTTGAAGCAGATACGCATATAAGTCGCGAGCTACCCCATAGTGAGAACAAGCATCCGCACGATTAGGAGTAATATCCACTTCAAGCACATAATCACTCTTAATATTATAATATTCTTTAGCAAGAGTACCTGGAATTGCATCCTCCGGAAGCACGATAATACCATCGTGTGAAGTTCCAATACCAATCTCATCTTCAGCACAAATCATGCCGATAGATTCCACACCACGTATTTTTGATTTTTTGATTGTAAAGCACTCATCGCCATCATAAAGTTTAGTACCCAAAGTGGCTACAACCACTTTTTGTCCGGCAGCAACATTAGGAGCACCACATACAATCTGTGTAGGTTCGTCGTTACCTAAATTTACGGTAGTAATGTGTAAGTGATCAGAATTGGGATGTTCGATGCATGTCAATACTTCACCAATAACAAGGCCTTCCAGTCCTCCTTTTATGGTTTGTACCTCTTCCACCCCTCCTGTTTCCAATCCGATTGAAGTAAGCGCAGCCGCCACTTCATCAGGGGTTAAGTCAAAGTCAACATACTCTTTCAGCCAATTATAAGAGATATTCATATCATTAAGATTTTATTGTTTTCAAAAACGACTTGCAAATTTAATAAGTTTTTTTGGTTGACAGGGAATAAAAACATATAAAAAGGCTGCATTTTCATCTAAACAGATGACTTAAAAGGGATATAAAAGAGCGATTTTAATCAACTTATAAAAAGAAATGAGGCATTACATCAAGTAGGCACCATTACATTATAGGATATCAACATAACTTATAATGTAATTGAAATAACTTATAATGAAACGGAACATTACATTATAAGTTATTTACCTAGAGATTAATTGTAACGATTAGACCTTGTCATTACTGGAAAAATTGTCATCTTTTTTATTTATTTTAAATAATAAATGAGACAAAAAGCAAGCAATAAGTCAATAATTCTAAAAATCAATGACAGAATGACATTATTCTTTTTTGGTACAATATTTGCCATTCAATAGATGAGTTTAAGAAGCAAAACAGAACTTAATAGAAAATAAAAAGATCAAATAGTAACTTCTGAAACTCAGTATAATATAAATGTTTAACTTAAAGATAGGAGACTATAATTATGATGCCTGTAATAAAATCTCAAAATTGGTTACCAAGTATCTTTAATGATTTCTTTGATAACGAATGGTTAGAAAGAGCTAACACTACCGCTCCAGCAATTAACGTAATAGAATCGGATCAAAGTTTCAAAGTAGAAGTTGCCGCTCCGGGTATGACTAAAGATGATTTCAATATTCGTTTGGATGAAGATGCAAACCTTGTCATTGCAATGGAGAAGAAAAAAGAAAATAAAGAGGAAAAAAAGGAAGGCAAGTATTTACGCCGTGAATTCTCATATGCAAAATTCCAACAAACAATGGTTTTGCCCGACAATGTAGACAAAGATAAGATTACTGCTAAAGTAGAACAAGGTGTTTTGAGCATTGAGATACCTAAATTGTCGGAAGAAGAAACCAAGAAAGCGCAAAAGCTTATTGAAGTACAGTAAAACAAACTGTATTCAAAATTGCATGGAAGGTGACTAATAAACGTAAATGATGAATTACTAGCCGACAATGAAGGAGGAGATACTTTCACAAGTATCTCCTCCTTTTTTAGTATCATTTCATGAGTAGTATTTGCTATCCAAGTTAAATTAGTTTAGCAAGCTTAATACGAATGGCCAAACTAATTATCTCCTTTAACAAAACAAGAGATAAAACCACCCACTAAGCACCCATAAACACAATTGGTCCAGCATTCTGACGAAAGTGGATAACTTCCCCAATAAATGCCGAAACGCAACCAATAGAAGTAACCGGCTAGAACTCCCAGAAACATTCCAAATAGAACAATAACGTTCTCTCTTAAAAACATAAAAAAACTTTTTATCATCTCCAACATTAATAAAACATCAGTACTACAAATACCTATCGCAAATAAGCAACATATTCTTTAACGAAACAAGTCCCATTATACGGCAACATTCTTCATTATCTCTTAAAACAACGATATTAGGAACTCCAGAGATATTCCATTTAGCACAGTACTCAGGATATTCATCGGCATTAAGTTCAATAAAATTTGCCTTATTGGCTTTTTGAGCTGACAATAGATAAAAATTATGCCTTACTTTCTTACAGATATCAGAATCATCTTTATAAAAGAATACAAAGCTTAATCTCTCATTTGAGATGGAATCCTGCAATATCGGAGCATTCAATTTTCTTTCCACCGCAGGTATAGTTTCTATCTCGCGCTCTGAAAGCCAACACGTTAAGAAAAAAAAGAATAGTAGCAAAAAAGAAAAATGCCACATTTTCAAACGAAAGATTGTTTTTTTTTCATTCATCTCCATCCTTATTTATGAATTTTTACGATAACTACGTACTGCCCATACATTAAACACAAAAGCAAAAGCACTCAAAGCACCCAATGGCAAAAACAGCTCACTAACCCCACTCCCTTTTAGATAAACCATACGCATCATATCAACGAAATATTTCAAAGGATTAAAAATTGTAATCATTTGAGCCCACTGTGGCATACTTCTTACTGGGGTAAAGAGCCCACTCATCAACATCAATATAATTAAAAAGAAAAACATAACAAACATAGCCTGCTGCATAGTGTCTGAATGATTTGATATAACTAACCCAAAGCCAGACATTACTAACACAAATAAAGAAGCAAAAAGGTAAATCACATAGAAATGCCCTAACGGTAATATACCATACAACAACCATGCCAAACCAAAACAAATAGTAAGAACTAGAAAACCAATCGTCCAATATGGAATCAGCTTTGCCAAAATAAAAATAAATTTACCCACAGGGGTCACATTCATCTGCTCAATAGTTCCTGTCTCCTTTTCACTTACAATATTTAATGCAGGCAGAAAACCACAAAGGATAGTTAATAACATAACCATCAATGCCGGAACCATGAATAATTTATAATTCAAATGAGGGTTATACAAATTCTTCGTAGCAATCCTCATTGTAGGAATAGCTGATGCCCGAGCCGTGCTCAATGACTGGTTTCCATCTAATATAATTGCACGAGTTCTAGATTTTGGATGCTCAGCATGCAAATCTGCGGTATATTCATTTAGAATAGCTGTTAAGTACGAACTTCCCAAGCCTCCTTTAGTACCGTTGACCGCATTAGCAGCAATCAAAACATGGGGCTGACCACCCCTCATCCAGTCGCGTTCAAAATACCTTGGTATTTCTACTATAACATCCACTTCACCTGTTTCAACCATTTCCAAAGCATCCTCATAAGAAGCTGAAGCAGCTGTCAAGCGAAAATAACTTGAAGCATCTATTTTTTGCACTAACTTTTGAGAAAGAGGAGAATGATCATGATCTACTACATCTACGGAGATATTTTTGATTTCCAGATTCGCTGCCCATGGCATGAGAATCATAATCATGCATGGATATCCAATGATCAATCTTGGCAAGAAAGAGTTGCGCAGTAACTGTTTAAATTCTTTTTCTATAAGAAACTTTATCATACTTATTCTATATTTACTCCAACCTGATTTTGAACTTCTTTAAACTCACAATGATCAGTACTAAAGCCATCAAAGACAAAATAGCGATTTCCTTAGCGACCAATACAATACTTACCCCTTCAATCATAACCTTCCTTACAATGTCAATATACCATCTGGCAGGAATAAACGTTGAAATAACCTGCAAAATGGTAGGCATACCATCTATTGGAAAGACCATACCCGAAAGTAGCATTGTAGGCATCATCAACATTAATCCGGATACCAACATAGCAGCAATCTGCGTATGAGTAATGGTAGAGATAAATAACCCAAGCAGCAAGGAAACAAAAATAAAAAGTAACGAAACCGCGACTAACGAAATTAAGCTTCCGGCTATAGGCACGTGAAGCACATAAACAGAGAGCAACAAGATGGTACTTAAGTTAATGCAAGAGAGCACAAAATAAGGTACCGCTTTTGATAAAATAATCAGCAAAGATCTCATCGGAGACACTAATAATACTTCCATGGTACCAATTTCTTTTTCACGCACAATGGAAATCGAAGTCATCATCGCACAAATCAACATCAAAATTAGTCCCATCACTCCAGGCACAAAATTATAAGCGCTTTTCATTTGCGGATTATAGAGCAACCGCACATCAGAAACAATAGTAGCAGGTGTTGCTCCAGGAGGTAGTAACTCTTGCTCGGCAGCCACAATAATCCCTGAGGCATAACCAGAACGAGTAACAGCCATATTCGGATCAGAGGCATCTGCTACAAGTTGTATTTTAGCATCCCCAGTGTAGAGATTGTCAAAAAAACGAGGACTGAAAACAATAGCCAAATCAATCTCACCTTGCCGGAAAGCTTCTTCCATTTCCTGAGGTGTATGCAGATTATCGGTCAAGGTAAAATATTCGCTAGCATCAACTCGATCTATAATTTTTCGACTAATCACATCTCCAGAAGGATCTAATACTCCTACTCGCACATTCTTAACTTCCGTACTGATAGCGAAGCCAAAGAGAATGATTTCAATAATAGGCATTCCTAAAAGAATCATCATCGTACGCCGATCACGAAAAATATGTAAAAACTCTTTCTTTACAAATATTCTAAATTGTTTCATAGCTTAATCTGCTTTACGTATGGCTTTTCGAGCCAATTGTTGAAAGACACCATCCATATTATCTGTTTGGAACTGATGCTTCAGATTGCGAGGTGTATCTAAAGCATCAATGCGCCCGTCTACCATAATCGAAACCCTATTACAATATTCTGCTTCATCCATATAATGCGTAGTCACAAAAACAGTAATTCCTCTATTTGCCGCCTGATAAATCAATTCCCAGAATTGTCTTCTTGTGGCAGGGTCTACTCCTCCTGTCGGTTCATCCAGAAAGACAATCTTTGGTTCGTGAAAAATAGAAACAGAAAAAGCCAACTTCTGTTTCCAGCCCAATGGCAAACGCTTGACTAAAGTTTCCCGCTCTTCGCTGAATTCCAATCGCTGAAGTAATGCTTCCGTTTTTTCTTCTATATCCTTCTCATGCATTCCATAGATACCGGCAAACAATCGGATGTTCTCCCATACTTTCAGGTCTTCATAAAGAGAAAATTTTTGGCTCATATAACCAATATTCCTTTTAACCTCTTCAGATTGTTTATGAATATCGAAACCGGCCACCATCCCTTTTCCCGACGTTGGTTTACTTAATCCGCACAGCATACGCATAGCGGTTGTTTTACCAGCTCCATTAGCTCCTAGAAAGCCAAATATTTCTCCCTTATGTACTTTAAAAGAAAGATGATCTACTGCTGTGAAAGAGCCGAAACGTTTTGTGAGATTTTCTGTCTCTATTACTATATCTTTTTCATTCATGAGATACTGCTAATTTCATATAACAATCTTCAATTGTTGCCTCAATGGCTTTTATCTCGATTTCTTTATGCCCTCGCTCCGCAAGTTCAGTTACCAACTGTTTTATATCCATCCCTTCCTTAATCGTAATGTGGTGTACATCTCCGAAAGCAAAGCAACTGGTGACCTGTGGATGTTCTCTCAAATCATTGAGCAAACGATACATATTCTGAGCATGAACAGCCCATAACGTCTCCCCGAAATCATCGATAATTTGTTGTGGCGTATTAATCTTCAAAAACTGTCCATCCTGAATAAGAGCAATACGGTCACACAAAGTAGCCTCATCCATATAAGGAGTGGAAACCAAAATAGTGATACCTTGTACTTTCAGTCGCTTCAGCATTTCCCAAAATTCTTTTCGAGACACAGGATCAACCCCTGTAGTCGGTTCATCCAGAAACAGGACACTTGGTTTATGAACCAATGCGCAGCATAAAGCTAACTTCTGTTTCATTCCACCCGAAAGGGCGCCAGCTTTTCTTTTCTTAAAAGGAGCGATCTGTTTGTATATATCTTCAATAAGGTGATAATTTTCTTTCACCGTAGTTTGAAAAACAGTCGCAAAAAAGTCTAAATTCTCTTCTACCGAAAGATCTTGATAGAGGGAAAAACGTCCCGGCATATAGCCCACTCTTTTACGAATTGCCTTATAATCTTTCACAATATCAAAACCGTCGACCATTGCTTTTCCACTGTTAGGAAGCAATACAGTTGTCAACAATCGGAAGAGTGAGCTTTTCCCTGCACCATCAGGCCCGATAATACCAAATAATTCACCTTTACCTACAGTGAAAGAAACTCCACGCAATGCATCTACCGTTCCATAACTTTTTACGATATGATCTACTTCTATTGCATTCATCATTCTTTTAATTTCAAACCACCGTACATTCCTATTTTCAGATTTCCATCATTCTTCATCGCTACTTTAACAGCATATACCAACGTAGCACGTTCATCCTTTGTCTGAATCGTTTTCGGAGTAAATTCAGAATGCGCAGAAATCCAAGTAATTACTCCTTTATATTCCTTACGTATATCATCACCATAATCAGAAAACACAGTCACCTTGTCACCTAACTTCACTTCTGCCAGCTGAGCCGAAGTAATATAAGCTCTCAGATAAATATTGTCCATATCAGCTATTTTATATAATGGTTTACCGATAGTGGCCAATTCACCTGCCTCTGCATACTTAGCTAATACGGTGCCAGTAATAGGTGATTTAATATGACATTTATCCAATTGATCGGCTATTTGAGCCACCTGTATACCAACCGAAGAACCTTGTTCCGTAAGACTTTGTTGACTTTTTTGTAAAGAAGATATTTGGGCACTGAGTTGATTGCGTAGCACAGCTAACTCCGAATTTCTATCATCCAATTGTTTCTGGTTAGCAGCTCCTGCTTTCAAGAGGTTTTCCACTCGCCTCTTCTCTCTTTCAGCCGTGATTATTTGCTGTTTCGTAGCAGCGACCTGCTTATTCAAATCAGGACGCTGACTCTGTACAGACTTCATACTAGCTTCCAACTGCAACATCTTCAATTGCAATTGCACCGTATCAATAAGTCCCACTTGCTCTCCGGCTTGTAGCAATATTCCCTCTTCCGCATTAAAATGAAGCAAGCGTCCAGCCGCCTCTGCCGAGACTGTAACTTCCGTAGCCTCAAAAGTTCCGGTAGCATCATAATCGCCATCACCATGCCCGCAAGCAGTCAATAATGCCATAGCAGACAAAATCCCTAAAAATCCAATTGATTTCATATTTAATTATTCGTTATATATTTCAATTTATAGATATCCATTAGTAATTGTACTTCGTGCAAAGCCTTAGTCTGCTTTGCCAGACTCTCAGACGTAATTTCCCGAAGCATATCCGTTACCGTCAGAGTTCCATTAGCGACCTTGGCTTCAGCGGCTTTACGAATATTGGCACGCAAAGAGATGATCTCTTCATCTTTCTGCATCAAGGTGCGCATCGACTCTATTGCAGTAGTCTGCTGAGTAG
This is a stretch of genomic DNA from uncultured Bacteroides sp.. It encodes these proteins:
- a CDS encoding Hsp20/alpha crystallin family protein, with the translated sequence MMPVIKSQNWLPSIFNDFFDNEWLERANTTAPAINVIESDQSFKVEVAAPGMTKDDFNIRLDEDANLVIAMEKKKENKEEKKEGKYLRREFSYAKFQQTMVLPDNVDKDKITAKVEQGVLSIEIPKLSEEETKKAQKLIEVQ
- a CDS encoding thioredoxin family protein produces the protein MNEKKTIFRLKMWHFSFLLLFFFFLTCWLSEREIETIPAVERKLNAPILQDSISNERLSFVFFYKDDSDICKKVRHNFYLLSAQKANKANFIELNADEYPEYCAKWNISGVPNIVVLRDNEECCRIMGLVSLKNMLLICDRYL
- a CDS encoding ABC transporter permease; the encoded protein is MIKFLIEKEFKQLLRNSFLPRLIIGYPCMIMILMPWAANLEIKNISVDVVDHDHSPLSQKLVQKIDASSYFRLTAASASYEDALEMVETGEVDVIVEIPRYFERDWMRGGQPHVLIAANAVNGTKGGLGSSYLTAILNEYTADLHAEHPKSRTRAIILDGNQSLSTARASAIPTMRIATKNLYNPHLNYKLFMVPALMVMLLTILCGFLPALNIVSEKETGTIEQMNVTPVGKFIFILAKLIPYWTIGFLVLTICFGLAWLLYGILPLGHFYVIYLFASLFVLVMSGFGLVISNHSDTMQQAMFVMFFFLIILMLMSGLFTPVRSMPQWAQMITIFNPLKYFVDMMRMVYLKGSGVSELFLPLGALSAFAFVFNVWAVRSYRKNS
- a CDS encoding ABC transporter permease codes for the protein MKQFRIFVKKEFLHIFRDRRTMMILLGMPIIEIILFGFAISTEVKNVRVGVLDPSGDVISRKIIDRVDASEYFTLTDNLHTPQEMEEAFRQGEIDLAIVFSPRFFDNLYTGDAKIQLVADASDPNMAVTRSGYASGIIVAAEQELLPPGATPATIVSDVRLLYNPQMKSAYNFVPGVMGLILMLICAMMTSISIVREKEIGTMEVLLVSPMRSLLIILSKAVPYFVLSCINLSTILLLSVYVLHVPIAGSLISLVAVSLLFIFVSLLLGLFISTITHTQIAAMLVSGLMLMMPTMLLSGMVFPIDGMPTILQVISTFIPARWYIDIVRKVMIEGVSIVLVAKEIAILSLMALVLIIVSLKKFKIRLE
- a CDS encoding ABC transporter ATP-binding protein, producing MNAIEVDHIVKSYGTVDALRGVSFTVGKGELFGIIGPDGAGKSSLFRLLTTVLLPNSGKAMVDGFDIVKDYKAIRKRVGYMPGRFSLYQDLSVEENLDFFATVFQTTVKENYHLIEDIYKQIAPFKKRKAGALSGGMKQKLALCCALVHKPSVLFLDEPTTGVDPVSRKEFWEMLKRLKVQGITILVSTPYMDEATLCDRIALIQDGQFLKINTPQQIIDDFGETLWAVHAQNMYRLLNDLREHPQVTSCFAFGDVHHITIKEGMDIKQLVTELAERGHKEIEIKAIEATIEDCYMKLAVSHE
- a CDS encoding HlyD family efflux transporter periplasmic adaptor subunit, whose product is MKSIGFLGILSAMALLTACGHGDGDYDATGTFEATEVTVSAEAAGRLLHFNAEEGILLQAGEQVGLIDTVQLQLKMLQLEASMKSVQSQRPDLNKQVAATKQQIITAEREKRRVENLLKAGAANQKQLDDRNSELAVLRNQLSAQISSLQKSQQSLTEQGSSVGIQVAQIADQLDKCHIKSPITGTVLAKYAEAGELATIGKPLYKIADMDNIYLRAYITSAQLAEVKLGDKVTVFSDYGDDIRKEYKGVITWISAHSEFTPKTIQTKDERATLVYAVKVAMKNDGNLKIGMYGGLKLKE